In Planococcus shixiaomingii, the DNA window TGGCCGCTTTATCACTGACAATAATGTCTATGCAGGCAATGTCTGCTACGACAGAGCGACAGGCGAAGAAAGCGATCTAGCAGAATGTGAGCCTTATATCGATCAAGCAATGACTGAGCTGGACTATTCCGAATCAATCATCAATGGAGACCTGTTAAGGTTCTATAGCGAAGAAGAAGGCCAACTTCAGCCAAACAACCAGATGCTTGAAATAGAATAGCAAAAGAGAGCGCTTTGGAGCGCTCTCTCGGACTGTAGACAAACTCGAGAGTTTCGGGCTGTCTATGGTTCTTTAATTTTACAAGAAGTATAATCGGCCGCTCCCGCGCAAGGCTTGTCGTATGAAAAGCGTTGGTCCTTATTACTTCGCTGCTGCTTCGCCGTTATTGGCATCTTTGCAATCGCATTGGCGTGAAGATTTGTAATACAACGTAAACAATAAAAAACCCGACACCATCTGGCGTCGGGGTTTTTATTGTTGATTAATGCAATGCTGGTGGATAACCTTGTGTGATGATAGTAGCGACAGTGAAGGCACCAAAAATCACAAAAGTTCCTAAGTTAAAAAGAAATCCTAAAACTTGTTTGTTCTTAAAAGTTTGAACAGTGCCTATTGCAGCAAAAATAGCAATCAGACCAAAAATAACCATAAGTAAATTCATCTATGACACTCCCTTCAACTTTAACAGCCAGTGCCGTTTTGTACTCTTTATATTGTAAAGTCTTTCCT includes these proteins:
- a CDS encoding DUF2759 domain-containing protein, which produces MNLLMVIFGLIAIFAAIGTVQTFKNKQVLGFLFNLGTFVIFGAFTVATIITQGYPPALH